The Deltaproteobacteria bacterium genome contains the following window.
TCGCCGTCAACAGCGTCGTGACTTGGCCGGCGGCAATGCTGACGCCCAAGACGCGTTCCAATTCACGCGCGGGCAACAGCAATGTCATGGCGGATATCGGTTGCGGGTAACAATCGATCCACTCGCCCACGACACGGCCACCGGCCCACGCGGCGATCAGTGTCGCGACGCGCTGTAATGCGCGCAGCACGCCGTTCGGGTCGACGCCCCGTTCGAAACGTTTCGAGGATTCCGTGCTCAAGCCGAGCCGGCGACTGGTGCGCCGGATGCCGGTCGGCGCAAAATACGCGCTTTCGAGCACCACGCGCGTCGTGTCGCTCTGAATTTCGGAGTTCGCCCCGCCCATCACGCCGGCGAGTGCAATGGGACGCGCCGCATCGCAGATCAACAAGTCGTCCGGCAGCAACGCGCGCTCGACGCCATCCAGCGTCTTGAACGTGGTCGCTGCGCCAGCGGTGCGGATCGTGATGGCGTGTCCTTCCACGAAGCGCGCGTCGAACGCGTGCAATGGTTGACCGTATTCCAGCATCACATAGTTCGTGGCATCGACGACGTTATTGATCGGGCGCACGCCGGCGGCCTGCAATCGAGCCTGGACCGCAGCCGGCGACGGCCCGACCCGCACGCCGTTCATCACGACCGCCGTGTATCGCGGACACCGCACCGGATCCGTTAATTGGACTTGGAGATGCGTGTCTGCGCCGGTCGTGGTCGGCTCGGGCTCGTCGGGCATCGTGCAGGCGCGTGCAAACCCCGCGTGGACTTCACGCGCCATGCCGCGCACGCTGAGCGCATCGGGACGATTCGGCGTCACGGCGAATTCCAGTACCGTCTCGTCCCCGTCGACATGCAGCGCTTCGAGCTCGAAACCGACCATCGTGAGGCGTTCCCCCACGGCTTCGGGAGATAAGCCTTTCGTGTCGACGAATTCACTGAGCCAACCCAACGGCACGCGCATAGGGAATCACTTTATTCAAATAAACTGCGACAAAAAACGCAGATCGCTGTCAAAAAAGAATCGGATATCGTCCACGCCGTGCAGCAACATCGCAATCCGCTCCACGCCGACGCCGAACGCGAAGCCCGTCACTTGCGTCGGGTCATAGCCGACGGCCGTGAAGACGGCGGGATCGACCATGCCGCAACCCAAGACTTCCATCCAGCCGGTGACCGCGTCGCCCGCGCGCGCGAAACGCATGCCATTCGCGTCGCGGAGGTAGCCGAGATCCATCTCGGCGGAGGGCTCGGTGAATGGAAAGAAACTGGGACGAAATCGGGTCTGCACGGCATCGCCAAACAGCTGTTCCACAAACAGCTGCAGCATCCCCTTCAGGTGTCGGAAAGTCACGTCGGTATCGACATACAGGCCTTCGACTTGGTGAAACATCGGCGAATGCGTGACGTCGGCGTCACGTCGATAGACCGCGCCGGGCGCGATCAGGCGCAGTGGCGGCGGATGGGATTGCATCACACGGACTTGGACCGGAGACGTATGGGTCCGCAACAGCAACGGTGCGGCCCCGGACTGCAACGGCTGCAAATAAAAGGTGTCTTGCATGTCCCGCGCCGGGTGATCAGCTGGCATATTGAGGGCTTCGAAGTTGTGATATTCCGTTTCGACTTCCGGCCCTTCATAGGTCGAAAATCCGAGGCAACGGAAAATGCCGACGATCCGCTCCATCGTGGTGCTGATCGGGTGCGGATAGCCGGCCGGCGTGGGCGCGCGTCCCGGTAACGAGACATCCATGCGGTCGCCTAATGCTTCCGCCAAATGACCGGCCTGCAGTGTGGAGTGGACGCGTTCGATTTCCGCTTCGAGCAGCGCCTTGACCGCATTGGCCCGCTGCCCAACGATCGGACGCTCTTCCGGCGTGCACTCGCCCAACCGTTTTAACACGGCCGTCAGCCCGCCTTTGCGTCCTAAGAATTGGACGCGCACCGCCTGCAGGCACGCCTCGTCCCGCACCTCCGCCAACGCCGTCCGCGCGGCAGACTCCAGGCCATTCAGCTCCTGCAACAGTGCGTGACTCATGCGGCGTGTTGTCCGGCAAGCGTCGCCAGCTTCGCGAAGTCTTGCGGGTCACACACGGCCAGCTCCGCCAAGACCTTGCGATCCAGCACGACACCCGCCTTTTTCAGACCGTTCATGAAACGGCTGTAGGAAATATCATGCAGCTTGCTGGCCGCACCGATCCGCGTCTGCCACAACCCACGCATATCGCGTTTCTTCACGCGGCGATGCTTGTACGCATAGGCCAACGCGCGATCGACGGCCTCTTGCGCGGTACGGATCAATTTACTCCGCGCACCGACAAAGCCCTCGGCCCGTTTCAAGACCTTCTTGCGCCGCGCGCGCGCCTTAGTCCCACGTTTTGCTCGTGCCATATTCCCTCCCTCTCGCAGTCCTTAACTAACCATACGGTAACAATCGCTTCATCTCAGCGACGTCCGCCTCGTGCACGTAGGCTGGCGTGCGCAACGCCCGCATCTGCCGCGCTGCCTTATGGCTCAACAAGTGGCGTCGCTTGGCCTGCCCGCGTTTCACCTTGCCGCTCTTTGTGACTTTAAATCGCTTCTTTGCCCCACTATGCGTCTTTAATTTTGGCATCATCATCTCCTTACGCTGACTTCTGCTTCATCGGTTGCAACACCGTGGAAAGGAACCGCCCCTCAAACCGCGGCGTCTGCTCCGGCGCGCCCAACTCGGCCACCCCGGTAATCACGCGCTGCAACATCTTTTGGCCCAAATCCTTGTGCGCCATTTCGCGCCCGCGGAACTGGATGGTCACTTTCGCCTTATGCCCTTGAGTCAGAAACTCGCGAATCCGTTTCAGCTTCACTTCCAGGTCATGCACGCCAGTCGAAGGACGCAACTTGATTTCCTTCACCAACGCCACGAACTGATGCTTCCGCG
Protein-coding sequences here:
- the rpmI gene encoding 50S ribosomal protein L35 codes for the protein MPKLKTHSGAKKRFKVTKSGKVKRGQAKRRHLLSHKAARQMRALRTPAYVHEADVAEMKRLLPYG
- the pheS gene encoding phenylalanine--tRNA ligase subunit alpha encodes the protein MLQELNGLESAARTALAEVRDEACLQAVRVQFLGRKGGLTAVLKRLGECTPEERPIVGQRANAVKALLEAEIERVHSTLQAGHLAEALGDRMDVSLPGRAPTPAGYPHPISTTMERIVGIFRCLGFSTYEGPEVETEYHNFEALNMPADHPARDMQDTFYLQPLQSGAAPLLLRTHTSPVQVRVMQSHPPPLRLIAPGAVYRRDADVTHSPMFHQVEGLYVDTDVTFRHLKGMLQLFVEQLFGDAVQTRFRPSFFPFTEPSAEMDLGYLRDANGMRFARAGDAVTGWMEVLGCGMVDPAVFTAVGYDPTQVTGFAFGVGVERIAMLLHGVDDIRFFFDSDLRFLSQFI
- the rplT gene encoding 50S ribosomal protein L20, with product MARAKRGTKARARRKKVLKRAEGFVGARSKLIRTAQEAVDRALAYAYKHRRVKKRDMRGLWQTRIGAASKLHDISYSRFMNGLKKAGVVLDRKVLAELAVCDPQDFAKLATLAGQHAA
- the infC gene encoding translation initiation factor IF-3; amino-acid sequence: MQPRKPELRTNRRIRVPEVRLIGAEGEQLGVFQTADALKLAEDIGLDLVEISPTARPPVCKIMDVGKWKYEQAKKAHEARKHQFVALVKEIKLRPSTGVHDLEVKLKRIREFLTQGHKAKVTIQFRGREMAHKDLGQKMLQRVITGVAELGAPEQTPRFEGRFLSTVLQPMKQKSA